AGAGATCACACACTTCCTGTATCCAGGCGCCGTCCCGCCTAAAGTGCCTGACACGCAGCGCATCGTGACGCTGTGCGAGGATTTCAACGACACGGCGCACCATCTCAAAGTCGAGGGGGGCTGCAGTTGTCAGGACCTTTACAGTGAGGAATGCGGCATGTGCCTGAGGAAAGCGCCGCTCGATGTAGTTCGTCTGCTGGGGCAACAGCTCGAGCGGCCCTGCGGGACTCGTCAACTTGTTGTTAACTGGAATTGAAACCTGACTGCACAGATGGACTAACTCCTGGACGGAAGGGGCAGTATAAAGATCTAGAGGGGTAATGGAGAGCCCACGCTGCCGGGCAAGCGCGACCACACGTATCACGCTGAGTGAGTCTCCACCAGCATCGAAAAAATTATCCGTCGTTCCTACTGTGGCCGTGCCCAGCACCTGCTGGAACACAGTCAGCCACGCCCGTTCCTCGTCGTTCCTGGGAGGTGCTCCCAGGATGCGGCTAACTCGTTGCCGTGCCACTGGTAGCCGTTTAAGGTCAATCTTTCCATTGCCGTTCAAGGGGAAGTGTTCAAGAAATTCGTAGACCGTTGGCCGCATTATCCGGATCAACTTTGGCGCCAGGAACAGTTCCAGTTCCTCCGGAGTGATTGGCGTGTCTCCATCTATCTGGACATATGCGGCGAGAACTGGCCTGTCTGAAGCTTCTGGGTCTCCCCGCTGAAGGGTTACGACTGCCTTGTAGATACCGGGATGGCCTTCAAGAACTCGTTCAATTTCTCCCAACTCCACACGATTACCGTGAAGTTTGACTTGGCGATCAAGACGACCTAGCAGTTCCAGTTCTCCGTCCATCCGAAACCTTGCGCTATCGCCAGTACGGTACAGCATCCCTGCCGCAAATGGATTGGCCATGAAGGATGACGGTTTTGAACCAGAGGTTGCCAAGTAGCCAGCGGAGACGCCGGGACCACCGATGCACAATTCACCACGAGTGCCAGGCGGCACGAGACGTTGGTGGTCATCCAGGATATACACCAGGGTGTTGGTGAGTGGACGCCCGATCGGTACAGCTCCTGTCAGCATTGAACTTTCTGGAACAGGATACAGAACGCTGTCGATCGTGGTTTCCGTCAATCCGTAGGAGTTGAACACACGGCTGCCAGCAGGCAAGCAGGCAAGGACATCCTGGACTTCCCTGACACTCCATGCATCGGAGCCACAGGCGACCACCAGTGGCTTGGGGAACGCCCTGTTCTCATGCTGCATATAAGCGCAGAGTTCCCTTAATACTGAAGGAACGAACTCTGCGAATGTAATACCTTCGTTGCTTATCACATCTGCGAGTTTTGCCGGATCGAGCAAATATTCACGTGAACATACAATCAGAGTGCCCCCGAAGCAGAGCGCCCGCATGCAGTCACCGATGAATACATCAAAACCGAACGCAGCCATCTGAAGGTGAACATGGGGGGTTTCCGAAAGGCAGTACGCCTCGTCCCACGCTGCCGTTACGCTATCCAAGTTGGCATGTGTGACCTGCACCCCTTTGGGTTGACCTGTGGAACCGGAAGTAAAAATGAGGTAGGCGAGGCTCTCGGCTTCCGGGAAAGCCAGCTTGTCTAATGACCCGCTCAATGGGGGTATGTTCTCAACGATAACGGTGGGTCCCGAGAGTTCGAACTCTGGGAGGCGCTGGTTGCTACAAAGGACAGCTTCTGGCCGGACAGCGTTTAGGATTGCAGAAATGCGTTCTTCCGGGAGCGTCGGATCCAAACACACGAATGGGTAACCGGCAAACTGGCATGCCAGCATTGCAACGACCGCTTCCGGCGATTTGTCGAAGTAAAGAGCAATGCTCGCGCCTGGGGACAGGTGCAGGCCATGTAAACCCCGAATGAGGCCTTGAGCTTGACGACCAACAGCATCGTACGTCAACGTCCGTTGCCCCTCCCGAATTGCCACATGGGAAGCAAACCGCGTGAAATTATCTGCAATGCGTTTTGTTACGCGTTGTGCGGGCCCACGCAGCTGTGCGGCGCCACTCCAGACGTCTAGCAGCAGAGTTCTCTGTTCGTCAGCTAGTTCGTCAAGCTCCCCCACCATTACATGCAAGATGTCCGGCAGAGCCCGGACCATGGCAAGAAAGTTCTCGACAAATCGGGTGATTTCGATGTCTCGGTACAAGTCGGTCGCATATTCAAACTCGAAGTGACACGATTCACCTCTGACCTTCACTGTGCAGCTCAAGTCGAATTTTGAATAGTTAAACGGAATCGGAAGATGTTCGATCTGTGTCTCTTCCGACAACTGATGTTGATCATCCAGATAATGCAGGTCGAAAACCGTTTGAAAGATCGGGTGGTGCGACGGTGAGCGCTCTGGCTTCAAGCTGCGGACTATATCTTCAAATGCTACGGCGGCGTGCTCGGCAGCGGCGAACACACCGTCCGTTACTTCCTTGAGCAGCTCCGCAACCGTCATGTCGCTTTTCAAGCGCGTCCGCAAGGGAAGGGTATTGATGAAATAGCCCATGGTTCGGTCGATGTCCGTGTGCGCGCGGGTGTCAAACGGCACGCCGATCACTAGGTCAGATTGCTGAGCAGCACGCGCAAGCACGAGCTGAAACGCGAGTAACAGCACGCAGAACAGGGAGGTACCCTGCTCTTCGGCGATAGTCTTCAGAAGCTTTATCAGTTCGTCAGGTACCTCGTAGGCAACAGTTTTCCCGTTCAGCGACGGCGGCGAGGGTCGCTGGCACTGATGCGGAAGTGACGTATACGGCTCGGCCCCCTGAAGCCCAGCAGTCCAAAACGGCAGA
This Deinococcus multiflagellatus DNA region includes the following protein-coding sequences:
- a CDS encoding non-ribosomal peptide synthetase encodes the protein MNARELLKTKLKQRLQHCQEAPLTRMQESLWILSQTEDVNSAYTLPFAFLILGPLDIPRLSRSLDRVAERHPILRAHIVDGEEPKQVLSANSTFTLQVTHRPPSTSLQLQTFALEYADQKLKQGRDIHEGNALSVHLITDGQTHVLLGLIHHIFFDGTSVQLFLDEVKTEYAAAEGSARHVWHKSYLDFALQHRATYLEALQTHLPFWTAGLQGAEPYTSLPHQCQRPSPPSLNGKTVAYEVPDELIKLLKTIAEEQGTSLFCVLLLAFQLVLARAAQQSDLVIGVPFDTRAHTDIDRTMGYFINTLPLRTRLKSDMTVAELLKEVTDGVFAAAEHAAVAFEDIVRSLKPERSPSHHPIFQTVFDLHYLDDQHQLSEETQIEHLPIPFNYSKFDLSCTVKVRGESCHFEFEYATDLYRDIEITRFVENFLAMVRALPDILHVMVGELDELADEQRTLLLDVWSGAAQLRGPAQRVTKRIADNFTRFASHVAIREGQRTLTYDAVGRQAQGLIRGLHGLHLSPGASIALYFDKSPEAVVAMLACQFAGYPFVCLDPTLPEERISAILNAVRPEAVLCSNQRLPEFELSGPTVIVENIPPLSGSLDKLAFPEAESLAYLIFTSGSTGQPKGVQVTHANLDSVTAAWDEAYCLSETPHVHLQMAAFGFDVFIGDCMRALCFGGTLIVCSREYLLDPAKLADVISNEGITFAEFVPSVLRELCAYMQHENRAFPKPLVVACGSDAWSVREVQDVLACLPAGSRVFNSYGLTETTIDSVLYPVPESSMLTGAVPIGRPLTNTLVYILDDHQRLVPPGTRGELCIGGPGVSAGYLATSGSKPSSFMANPFAAGMLYRTGDSARFRMDGELELLGRLDRQVKLHGNRVELGEIERVLEGHPGIYKAVVTLQRGDPEASDRPVLAAYVQIDGDTPITPEELELFLAPKLIRIMRPTVYEFLEHFPLNGNGKIDLKRLPVARQRVSRILGAPPRNDEERAWLTVFQQVLGTATVGTTDNFFDAGGDSLSVIRVVALARQRGLSITPLDLYTAPSVQELVHLCSQVSIPVNNKLTSPAGPLELLPQQTNYIERRFPQAHAAFLTVKVLTTAAPLDFEMVRRVVEILAQRHDALRVRHFRRDGAWIQEVCDLSLDDVTEHRTTWNAQDEISTLVHALFNAPQLENTPLFKVVQLDVGDDRTSRLVVIGHHLIFDLVSWSVFLADFEEIYESLAFDRAMNVASGSATYAEWCQTFEAYAQSEQVSLEAESYWSTFPWASVPALPRDIEGEIREDIHVVLSRNLSELDSSLFRQALGLGFRPEELIVAALAESFAEWTGQNQLIVRLMTNGRIPQFTRIDLSRTIGWLAYHYPVYLSLPPAGQRARFDSILQQLRNVPKNGMGYHALQRRAHDPRYRQLLNELYPCTFLINYYGASGGGVSSTLFKEADETVPRPPSPGAKFPRFNIGGELSADTGRLQLTWSYNEAVWHRRTIEEFAERHVSHLRAILERVVVETATSV